GAGTGAAACGTGAAAATTGATTACGTTATACACCTTGAAGAGCGCACCTCTtggaaaataacaacaacctGTTTCTGCATTTTTGTGGCATTACCACCTTGGCGATCTTGGCCTACTATGTTTGCCTTTCCTTGACCTTTACTTATTCGAAACTGAGGCGCAATTGAAAAGTTCAACCTTACAGTTCGGATAGAATTAAGTGTGAGTACATCGTACGGGAAACTAACACCCTGTCCACTTTAACACTCAACGACCTAGCTCAAATAAATATAGTCAAACTATTATCATTTATTAAGGACGATTACATTTCTCGATCTCTCCtaaagtgtgtttgtggtcTTGGTTTGGTGGATTCGTCACAATTCGATTTGTAAATCGAGGACTCGTCACAATAATATCTCTACTTGTATGCTGCTAATCTATACttatatcatttttaatcacTTTAAGTGTGTGGCTGCGGAGTAACATTTCACAAAGTTGCCCATCTTATCATCCGTCTTAGATGCGTTCGGATTGATCGGACCCTCCAATACGCAGCATATTGGAATGTTCTTCTTCATTGCGTAACGACttgcttactagacttattttaccacatagCCGGATAGGCAGTatttgctacgggggattggtccggatgggattttggactggtTCTGTTATGTCGGTATTCACATAACAGAACCAGTCCAAAATCTAGAAAAAAATCTTGCACCGCTAAAAATACATCAACGGCTCACCGAATACTGGGGTGTAGGgatttcaaatttatgaagCTTATTCACCGCTGTGTGCGACACAACGTACTGCTCCCTTGAGTCCTATATCTATATTGTgcaaattgttcaaaatttaACACCAGTAGTGTTGGAAATAAGGCGAAAGCCGTCATATTggtattataaaataattattctttaATCAACTAGcttctcttttctttctctatcAACTAGCTACAACAACGGTTTGTTTACAATGCCGAGCAAGATCACTTGTGGTTCAGTAAAATTTTGAGATcctttatttatcatttaactttatttattattatttattatgaaaaatttgCTTCGGGTATTTTTCAGTCGTACATTGGGCATTTTACGTTTGCTTCGATATTTATTCTGCTATTtcattctttattttcttcacaaaATTGGGGTAATTTGGGTTATATATGATTAGTGTATTCGCATTTCATCATTCTTTATTCTTGCATAACTGTAGCTGTGCGTCGAACTCCTTACCACTAGGACAGGATTCTTCGAATTTTTGTAACTGAAATATATGTATACAATATggataaaaagaaatcaaaccatcatatCAACAAATTGTCTTACCGAACCGTTTGGTCCATCCAAACATGAATAATATCTATCCTTTACTCCTGAAATGGGAAATTTGCCTTTCTTTGTGCAACCAAATTCACAATTTTTCGTCGTTTCGTTGAACACCTCACTAACTCCACATTTAAATGTGAGTGGACCGCTTGTTCCACAGAAGAAATATAGCTGAGGATATGGTTTATATGTAaaaaatttgttcaaatttgAAGCGGTGTTACAATTGATTTGGAAACAATCGGCCGGTGTTTTGAGATAAATCCATGATCCTGTTTCATATTCGAACATGTACGATGTGGAAGGGGCGGAGTATGATGTGGCTTGCAAACGGTCGTTACAATACACTGCTTCACTACAGTTGTGCGGGACTGAAATGAATTCGTGAAAATAATACATCAGGTTCCTATTTCTACACTCCATCGCAAAACAATACCTGGATAAAAATTGTCTTCTGCAGGGCACAAGTCACTTTTTAAATCGCAACCCAGTTCGCTTTGACATTTTCCGTCCTTACAGTAGGGAAGTAGAGGATCGATGGAACTACAATCGTACAATCCTACATTCTGTTTTTGGTAATTGCATAGCTAATACAATCAAGAAAAACCGTAATCAGGTAATTATAGCTCATAATGTTTCAAAGCTGTGATGCTCACCATAACGCTTGTGCAACTGCCACAAGTAACCCGGTGATTTTCCTCTACGTTATCACAGCTGTACACAACTGGATCTTGGGATACCTCTGGTATATTTATTACAGTTCTTTGCCTCCTAGCAATCGGCACACTAGCTAGCGATACGACCATCTAAACCAATTGAAGAGTATGGTTGTACTATGTACTATGGCCAAACACATCAAAACACCTAATCGTTACGCTTACCTGCTGCAAAATAACTcctacacaaaacaacaacaaccacacagAAACACCCATGATGCCGACTACCACAATGTCCTAATTCCTAGTTCGTCTGTTGGTGAACAAGTGATccaaactttttggcaatcccgttttatatttttcgtCGCAAGTAGCAAATACATTCAGATAAGCTATAAAAGTCATCAGATGACACATGCATATCTAGTGCTGATAATTTTTTGGCTAGTTAAGATAACGTTGTAGCCTTGAAAGTTCAACATCAAAGGCAAACATACTTTCTGATTTAAAATGTTAGCTGGAGATTCTCAACAAAGATACCTATCCATTTTGAATTCGTAATTCCGTATTCACTCGAACACTTGTAAACACtaatgaaatgattatttttgtaaaatcaagaaaaacatgttttctaTAGATGATTCAAGCTTTACAATTCTTTTTCGCTCTCATTAAAATATCAGCAATatttgttcatattttcatcttCAGAAAAATAATGGATTACGTCAATGGCAGATGTTTTAATATAGTACTCTTCATAGAAAAGTACTGTTACTCGTGTATAAAATGCACACCTGTTATGAaggcaaaattttgaaaattgcaTCATAAACATGTGGCAATTCGGTACCCATATACCCCACATGTCTATGAAGCTgtcataaattataataacattaacattaattaaaacacgAAACAGGGAGCACTTCCCGTACTAATGACACGAAGGCGATGTACACGAGTAGCATCtacttaaaataaacaacacaagTTCAAACTAAATAAACACCACAGCAAACATGATATGCGATAAGAAGAACAAACTACATTATCTTTATGATATGCATACCCGGAAAACCAACTCCATTGATCTTTTTCACAGGTAACAACGCTCATGTGAATAACGTCGCAGATTTTCTTACGACCTGAATAACTTAAAGACAATGCGCTGGACAATACTCAAACGACTTGGAGTTTGTTCAACATGCAGTGGTATCTTGCACTATTGCTCTTTGCAATTGCACTTCTGTGTGACGGCACGTTTAGTCAGTTAGGCAGTGGCAACACAACTGCCTTAAACACAAGGACTTTTGTGAAAAAAGATTGTGACGgaataaaaacatacatatGCGATTCTTGCACATCCCGAAGACCATGTTTTGGTACTCAGGAAATTGAAGCCACCTTTACATGTGGTACAGGATTGTTCTGCATAGAAGGTACTGCAACTGATCGTTGCAGCCCGACACCATCGGAAGCTTGTATAACATCATCTGCGAGCTCATCCTTCACATGCACTGCTACAGGTGTTTTTCCAGGTATGTTTACTGATGCAAACCAAGTGAAAAAGATTTCATCAATACATTCGTTCTTTTGCAGATCCTAACAATTGCAACTACTACCATGTGTGTCTAGCGATTAGTGAATCTTCCTCCGTATACAGATGTCCGCCAGGATACGTCTTTGATGTAGTAACTTCCTCCTGCATTCGCCAACTGTCGGCAGCTAATTGCGTTACCGTTACCTGTCCTGTTGGAGCTCCTCGCTACGTTCTCTACGGCACAAGTCGAGTATATTACGCTGTATGTAACGGTGCCAGCCTACCTACCCAGGTATTACGGTGCCCGAACGGTGCACTATTCACGTTCTTTACATCTAGTACAATTTTCGGTGAATGTGTGTACACTTGCTCAGGACAGGGTAATTATGCTAACAGTAATAATCCTGGTTCATATTTCCAATGCTACATTTCAAACGGTCGCTTAGTGTACAACGAACTCGATTGCCCATCAGGCACCATTTTTAATCAAACCTTGCGATATTGTACAAGGCAGTAAAATTgattctttttctgttttatttctgccATCTTGTTGTTTATGCAATGTTACGGTGATTTTAAAGTtcaataaatatgtttcttttgAATAGTTGTGATTGAGATGATTctgaatgttattttttcgtttttccactATTAAACCTCCCTATATTCGTGCTATATATAACCACTAAGagtacaataaaacaaacgtaaaaTAATAATCTATAGATGTATAATCATGTCccattggtttgtttgtaaatgctaatgaaattcattaaaaattataattttacacATCTTGCTTCCATGATctactatatagaacttattTTTGTAATGCCAACAAATGAATCTTAAAAGAACTTCGAAGTCATGCCTGCCTGCTGAATTAGCTCGTTCAATAAATCGTTTATCGCAGAACTTCAACACTCTTGaggtaatttaatttttaattttaatttgatttgtttccattATGACGGCCAAAGGCCATATGATCAGAACTCTTGaggtaattaattaattaataatttttttttacacacgaCTGGATTCTATCATtcgttttttaaatttaaattaaattatttaaattaaaatgcataACATCAAGTTTGATTCGCCAGAAATAAAACTGTGTGTTGATGTGTAGTACTTTTCCAAAAATGTTAACAATAGAACCAGTAGCGCCATTAATCTCCATTTTTAACAGTGTTAGTTTAAAATATGAAGCAGTCACGACTAAACCCAAGAAAAAGTTATTGCTAAGAAACGGTCAATAACTTGTTTACTGCTTGGGTTACGTGCGGTTCATTGGTTGTGTAAAGAGAAGCAGAGCTTAACAGAGATCATTTGCaacattaaaaatagtttgataaaaaatcgaaaagatattttttttgtgaaagaaacaaacttcgaattaaaatcaaataaccTTAAACATTATACCATACGGCATTATGCCATTGATAGGACAAACAATCAAGAAAGGAGAGGCATCCCAAAGTTTGAATATTctcattaaacattttctttttaattaacatGCTAAAATAGCGCAAGAGACAAGGGGCAAGTGccgttagaaaaaaaatcttttgctcAATTTCGGCTAATACGACGGCTTAATGCATAATACGTATTACGGCGATGATGCCTTCATAATCAATAATTTGTCAATATGATGCGACACTCAGCTGGAGGTTGTTTAGACGTTCCACaaaatatatgtatgtatatgaacaacaaattttccgaaaattgtaaattgaaaTGATACCATGATACATTTATTGAATAATTCTGCGATTAAACATTGCCGTAACATTGCAATTCTCTTGATTCAACAACCATGAAAAGCTATAAATCTATGTAAATCCATTCGTAAAGATAAGCATTCAGGATCTTCGCAGAAAACAAGATTAGAAAATGTCAATTACCGTTACGGCTTTCTGGTTTCTATAAACTCAGTATGGACTGTGAACCTCAAGCTAGTGGTCAACAAAATGCTGTTTAGAACGGGTATCCTCTTCATCTCGTTGGCCTTTTCGCATGCCGTAGAGAATCTGGCGTTGAACGAAGAGTCACTTAACTCTACAGATGACTTAGGTTCAGCAATACCAGGTACATTGGTGAACATCTCAGATGTGCAACTACAACGTCAATCAACTATTACCGGCGTATGTGATGGTGTGAAACAGCTGGTATGTGATACATGTAACACTTTTCGCGTTTGTTTGGGAACTGTACTTGGCCAAGGTGTGACCGTCGCATGTCCTACTGATCAGCCGTATTGTAACTACGGAACAACCACCGACTATTGTTCCAATGTTCCAATTCCAAACGTCTGCACTGATGCTACGCAAAACACACCAGTCATATGTTCGGCCGTTGGAACCTTTCCAGGTATGTGGTCGATAGCGAACATGCTTCTATTTTGTTAGTTCATTAATTCGTGTTTACTCTGCTCATTCTTAACAGATGCTAGCAATTGTCGTATCTATCATGGATGCACCAATATCGGACAGAGTTCGTCCATTTACCGATGTCCTGCTGGGTATGTGTTTAATGCAGCATTGGAATTGTGTGCCTTGGAAAATCTATTTTCTCGCTGCATTAAAATGCAATGCACGGCCAACTTCATCGGACATGTAAGATATGGTCAATCGCAACGATTCTATGGTTTGTGTGACGGTACCGGACAAGCTCCAATCATATATAGATGTCCAAACAGAGCCAACTTTGCGTTTATCACCGGTTCCACGTTTGGCGAGTGTGGTTACCTCTGTCCCGGACAGGGAAACTATCCAAACAGTAATGATCCGGCAGCATATTTTCAGTGCTTCTGGGCAAACCGACAGCTTCGATATAATTTGATGCTCTGTCCTACTGGATTAACATTCGACAGCCGCCTGCGATACTGCACCTAATTGTGTTTGTAATCAATCAAATGGAATAGTCAAATCGAAATACATGTCAAACGGCTTCTGACTTatctaaattaaataaagtttgTTATGCTCTATTCTTCGTTTCTTCTCAACGATTTGACGTATTACCAATTCatgttatcatttttatttacttattcaATAACTGTTTACCTCACATTTCGCTGGAATAACTAACAAATTATCACCATAATCCGTCTTGtgctttaaaaacaaaactttcggATGTAATATATGCAAATAACAAATAGAGGATCTACAGAATTACAAAGGGATTTTTGATCCGAGTTTTAGAATGTGTTTGTTAACTTATttaagaaattatttaaagaAGGTGTAAGTTTTTTTATTGAGATACAAAAATATATGTTATAGAACCAATACAACTAATACAAAGAGATAAACTGCCTTTGTATATAAATTTAGTTTAGTTAAAAACTTTAATAGTTcatagtttaattaaaaactattcaaaaAATGGTTCAGTAAAAGCATGGTTTTCAGTTCGTCTTGGCAATATATTAAAGGAGCATTATAAACATTAACTTCAGCCTGTACGCAGTAAGGTTAAAAGTTTCCGGCACTCGGTGATTCATTATCACTTTCCTTCAatacaaattttattatcTGTAGGCCACGTACCATGTTTGTGTTGCACGTGAGTTTCTATGCATTTGTATAttactttcgtttgttttgctagtTTACTTACCTTCCACAGAAGCATCATAAACGATTCCAAGGTGAAAACCACCCTACTGTGCAGTTCTTTATCTTGCTAGACGAAATATCTGGTGCAGTATCAGGTCTGTGCTTCGAAGTTTAGTATCGGTAGAGGACGTTTTACGAGATTAGAAACCTTTGTTAAAACGTAATATTTAGCAAAGTTAACTACAAATATTATAAGCATTGTGAAGTATCGTTGGAATCGAAAAGGAATAGGCaatacaattaaaatgtttgaacGTCGGACAAAGCCACAGCTCAGCTATATCATATATTGCAGCTTGTGTTTGGTGAGATCGcatgtgaaaaaataaaagtatcGTGCTAACACTAGTGAACGTCTGTTGACCGTTTTAACCATATTCAGTTTCAGTTGGGCCACAGTTCTCCCGTACTAGTACTGGTTGCTAATGGGAGTGACATCACGATTAATTTTCCGGgcgaaaacaataacaatcgtGTATTCAGCATCGTCTCCAGCTCCGGCAACAATAACCCGTCC
This region of Anopheles marshallii chromosome 2, idAnoMarsDA_429_01, whole genome shotgun sequence genomic DNA includes:
- the LOC128708258 gene encoding uncharacterized protein LOC128708258, encoding MQWYLALLLFAIALLCDGTFSQLGSGNTTALNTRTFVKKDCDGIKTYICDSCTSRRPCFGTQEIEATFTCGTGLFCIEGTATDRCSPTPSEACITSSASSSFTCTATGVFPDPNNCNYYHVCLAISESSSVYRCPPGYVFDVVTSSCIRQLSAANCVTVTCPVGAPRYVLYGTSRVYYAVCNGASLPTQVLRCPNGALFTFFTSSTIFGECVYTCSGQGNYANSNNPGSYFQCYISNGRLVYNELDCPSGTIFNQTLRYCTRQ
- the LOC128707608 gene encoding uncharacterized protein LOC128707608, producing the protein MLFRTGILFISLAFSHAVENLALNEESLNSTDDLGSAIPGTLVNISDVQLQRQSTITGVCDGVKQLVCDTCNTFRVCLGTVLGQGVTVACPTDQPYCNYGTTTDYCSNVPIPNVCTDATQNTPVICSAVGTFPDASNCRIYHGCTNIGQSSSIYRCPAGYVFNAALELCALENLFSRCIKMQCTANFIGHVRYGQSQRFYGLCDGTGQAPIIYRCPNRANFAFITGSTFGECGYLCPGQGNYPNSNDPAAYFQCFWANRQLRYNLMLCPTGLTFDSRLRYCT
- the LOC128718178 gene encoding uncharacterized protein LOC128718178, with amino-acid sequence MGVSVWLLLFCVGVILQQMVVSLASVPIARRQRTVINIPEVSQDPVVYSCDNVEENHRVTCGSCTSVMLCNYQKQNVGLYDCSSIDPLLPYCKDGKCQSELGCDLKSDLCPAEDNFYPVPHNCSEAVYCNDRLQATSYSAPSTSYMFEYETGSWIYLKTPADCFQINCNTASNLNKFFTYKPYPQLYFFCGTSGPLTFKCGVSEVFNETTKNCEFGCTKKGKFPISGVKDRYYSCLDGPNGSLQKFEESCPSGKEFDAQLQLCKNKE